A segment of the Paracoccus suum genome:
CGAGCAGCCCGAGGTTCAGGCCGCCAGCGCCCGGACGGCGGCGGCGCGCGGCGCCCGGCCGCGTTTTACCGGGCGTGCCCTGGTGGTCGAGGACAACCTGCTGATCGCCATGAATGCCGCCGATGCGCTGCGCGCGATGGGCGCGGCCGACGTTGTGATTGCCGGCACGATCGCCGACGCGCTGGAGCGGATCGCAGCGGGCGGGTTCGATCTCGCCATCCTCGATCTCGACTTGGGCGGCAGGCTGTCGACCCCGGTAGCCGAAGCGCTGCGTGCGGCGGGCGTGCCGTTCCTGCTGGCGACCGGTTATGACGATGGCAGCGGTGCGGCGGCCGCAGTCCTGCGGGACGCCCCGCGGCTGAGCAAGCCCTACAGCAACGACGCTATCGCCGAGGCCCTGCGCCTTATCGGCTGAGGCGGGCGGCGATCCGGGCCGCGATGGCCTCGGCCGTATCTGTCTCGGTTATGTGCAAGGTTGGCTCGATTGCGCTGTCGGTGACCACATCGACATTTGCCAGGTCGTTGGCCAGATGCGCCGCGACGGCCTCGGCGGTCAGCCCGTAGCCCTGCCAGCGGGCCGCCAGCCGCGCAGCCAGCACCGGGCGGGGCACCCGCAGCAGAATGCTTGCGTCCCAAAACTGCGCCAGATCGGCCCAGTCGGGCAGGCGGCAAAGCAGATAGTTTCCTTCGACCAGCAGCAACCGGTCCTCGGGCCCGATGCGGATGGCCCCCGCGATGGCGGCATCCCGGTCCCGATCAAAGGCGGGCAGGATGACGTCTCCTTCGCCCGCCTTGAGGCGGCCCAGAGCGTTGGACAGCCCCGCCACGTCGAACGTCTCGGGCGCGCCCTTGCGCCCGCGCATCCCGGCCGCGTCCAGCAGGCGGTTGTCGAGGTGAAACCCGTCCATCGGCACCACGACAGCCCCAAGATGCGCCGCCAGCGCCGGGGCGAGGGTCGATTTTCCGGCGCCAGGCGGCCCGGCCAACGCGATCAGCCGCCGCGGCGCCTGGCTCGCGTCGCCCTCGGGCAGATTCACGCCATGACGCCTTCGGGCCGGGCGGCGCCGGTCATGTAGGCGACCGCATCCGACATGGAATGCGACTTGGGGTCGATGACGCACAGCCGCCGGCCAAGGCGGTGGATATGGATGCGGTCTGCGATCTCGAACACATGCGGCATGTTGTGCGAAATCAGGACGATCGGCACCCCCCGCGCGCGCACATCCAGGATCAGGTCCAGCACGCGGCGGCTTTCCTTGACGCCCAGCGCGGCGGTCGGCTCGTCGAGGATGATCACCCGGCTGCCAAAGGCGGCGGCGCGGGCCACGGCGATGCCCTGACGCTGACCGCCCGACAGCGTC
Coding sequences within it:
- a CDS encoding AAA family ATPase, producing MNLPEGDASQAPRRLIALAGPPGAGKSTLAPALAAHLGAVVVPMDGFHLDNRLLDAAGMRGRKGAPETFDVAGLSNALGRLKAGEGDVILPAFDRDRDAAIAGAIRIGPEDRLLLVEGNYLLCRLPDWADLAQFWDASILLRVPRPVLAARLAARWQGYGLTAEAVAAHLANDLANVDVVTDSAIEPTLHITETDTAEAIAARIAARLSR